TAATCACCGTGGGTGATATAGACTTATATGTCTTTCCCGCGGGCCTCCTGGAGAAAGCTGAGGGAGGACGGAAAGAGTTATAAACCGTTCCCCTCGTTATCGCTATGAGCTTTGATTATTTGGAGGTGCGTGAAAATGGCGGAAAGACCACTCGATGTTATCCACAGGTCCCTTGACAAGGATGTCCTCGTGCTCCTGAAGAGGGGTTCCGAGTTCAGGGGCAAGCTTATCGGTTATGACATCCACCTGAACGTCGTCCTCGCCGACGCCGCTCTCATTCAGGACGGCGAGGAGATCAAGAGATACGGTAAAATCGTCATCAGGGGAGACAACGTCCTGGCCATCTCCCCGGTCGAGCTTGAGTGAGAGACTAGCGGGGTGATACAATGGGAGCGGGAACAGAACCCAAGGGCAGGAGGAACCACACTCCGACTCACATTAAGTGCAGGCGCTGCGGAAGGCGCGCCTTTAACGTCAAGAAGGGCTACTGTGCCGCCTGCGGCTTCGGCAGGAGCAGGCGCATGAGGAAGTACAGCTGGTCCCACAAGTGGAGGAAGAAGAGGAACCTCGCCTACTGAATCCCTTTTATTTTCTCCTTTGCCCGCTTTTCTGAAGCCGTGATATTTCAATCCTTACCGCAACCCTTATTAACTCAAACGCCGTTCTGCCCGTTTAGAGGGGCGTCTTAATGGTACACCTAAACGAGAACCAGCGGAGGCTATGGGCGCTCGCCTGGCCCGCCATAATGGGAAACATCTCCCAGACCCTTCTCAACCTAGTGGACATGATGATGGTGGGCCAGCTCGGGGCGCTGGCTCTGGCCGCCGTCGGCCTCGGCGGCCAGGTCAGCTGGTTCATGATGCCGATAATGGCGGCCGTGGCAACTGGAACCCTGGCCCTCGTAGCTAGGTTCGTTGGGGCGAAGGACGATGAGAACGCCACCCTGGCCCTCGAGCAGAGCCTCTACCTGGCGTTCCTCCTCGGAATCCCCGTCATGCTCTTTGGCTGGTTCTTCGGCGACGATATCCTCAGGATAATGGGGGCGAAGCCCGACGTTGTTTCCCTGGGATACGCCTATATCAAGGTCCTCTTCGCGTTCTATCCGGTAAGATTCGTTGGATTCACGGCATTCTCTGCCCTGAGGGGGGCAGGTGACACCAAGACGCCCATGAAGCTCGGAATACTGATGAACATCATCAACGCGGTTCTCGATTACCTCCTCATCTACGGTAAACTCAGCTTTCCGAAGCTAGGCGCCGTAGGCGCCGCCTGGGCCTCTGGAATTGGAATAACGACCTCGATGCTGATCGGTCTCTATCTCCTCTGGAGCGGTCGGCTGGTCCTCCGCTTCAGACCTAGCTGGAGCTTCCATCTGGATATGGCCGAAAGGATACTCCGCATTGGAATCCCCACGATGATAGAGCGCGGCATTTTCAGCTTCTACAACTTCCTCTACATGAGCATAGTAACGCGCTTCGGCACTGTGGCGCTGGCGGCCCACCAGGTTGGCCTGCGCGTCGAGAGCATAGCCTACATGCCGGCCTTCGGCTTCAACGTGGCAACCTCGGCCTTAGTCGGCCAGAGCCTTGGCGAGGGGAACCCAGAAAAAGCGGAGAAGACCGTCTACGAGGCCCTGAAGATGGTTGGGGCCTTCATGGCCGTTATGGCCTTCATCCTGATAGTCTTCCCGCGCTACCTGGTTATGCCATTCATAAATCCGAGCGACCCCCACTACGGCGACGTGATGCGCCTCGCGAGCATCTACCTCATAATAGTTGGAATAAGCGAGATCCCCCTTGGCTGGCTCTTCGTCCTCGGCGGTGCCCTGAGGGGAGCCGGAGACACCAAGACCCCGATGTACATAACCGCCGTCAGCAAGCTCCTTTTCAGGATAGTGCCTGCCTACCTGCTCGGATTCGGCTTCACCATCGGGCCGGTTCACTTCGAGGGACTAGGCGTGATAGCGGCGTGGATAGCGATGAGCCTGGAAACATTCACGACAGCTGCCCTCTTCTGGTGGGCGTTCAAGAGGGGGAAGTGGAAGTACGTGAGGGTGTAGTGCCAGAAACGTTTATATCTCTGTATGACGATTGTGTAAACGGTGGTTGTATGGCGGTTATAAGCGTCCGCATTCCCGACGAACTCAAGGCCAAGATGAAGGAACTCGACGTGAACTGGAGCGAAGAAATACGGAGGTTCATTGAAAAAAAGATCAGGGAAGAAGAGAAGGAGAAAACCCTCCGGGAAATGCACGAACTCCTAGCTGGAGGCACCCCCGCTGAGAAGGGAACCGCAGCGAAGTACGTGAGGGATGACCGTGATAGTAATTGACGCCTCCCTACTGGCCAGATACGTCCTTCTGGAGCCGGGATGGGAAGATATGGAGAGGTTTCTCCAGAATGACCTTGTCTCCCTGGAGTACGCTCTGGTGGAAGTTTCAAACGCACTGTGGAAGCACCACGTCCTCTACAATCGAATAAGCAGGGAGGAGTTTGAGCGACGCTGTCAGGTCGTGGACATGCTCCCCAGCGTCGTGCTCTTTGAGAATCCAATGAGGTATCTGGGAAATGCCAGGAAAATTGCCGCGGATCGGGGAGTGACCGTTTACGATGCCCTCTACATAGCCCAGGCCCTCAAGTACGGCTCTCTGGCTACAAGCGACAAAAAGCAGGGAAGAGTGGCGGAAGGGCTGGGCGTTGATGTGATTTACATCTAAAGCGCTGAGACGTGGAATAGCGCCTCCATGGCCCTTCCGAAGAGGTAGCTCAGGAACGCCGCGCCGAGGCCCGTTGCCACCATCTCGACGACCTTCTTTCTAATCGATATCCCCGAGAGGAGGGATATCAGCGTGGCCACTATCGCGAGGGCAGAGCCGGCCAGCAGCACCGAGAGGGGCAGCGCCGTCAGGGAGCTTGACGTCAGGAAGTACGGGGTAACCGGGAACGCAACGCCGAGGAAGTAAGCAAGACCCGTGTAGAGGGCGGAGCGGAGCTCGTTCTCATCGGTTTCCGGGATAAGGAGCCTCATGACAGCATCGCTCTTCCCAGCCAGCTCTTCGGCGGTTTTCTCCGCCACGTCTTCCGGAACGCCCCCCTCAACCAGCCTTGAAACAAGCTCCTCCTTCACCTTTTCGGGCGAGACCTTGAATAGAACCTCCATTCTCTCCCTTATCGATTCGTTGACCTGTCTCTGGGAGCGGACCGAGATGAAGGCCCCTATCGCCATCGAGAGCGCTCCGGCGACGCCGACGATGAGACCGCTTATGCCAACCAGCTGGGGGTTGTCAGGATAAACGGCCGAGAGACCGGTGACAGCGCCGAGGATCTCAACCAGGCCATCGTTCATTCCCAGAACGAAGTCCCTGATGTTCTCGACGTGGAAGCGCTTCTTGCTCTCATAGAAAAACTTCTCATGCTCCAGCTCGTCGAGGATTACCCCCTTTATATCCTCGAACTCCTGGGGAGTGAACCTGTCCGCGTATGTTGTGAGGTATCTGAAGTACTTCCCTATGGCACTGTTCTCGCCCATCTCAAGGATGGAAGCCACCGCTCCCGGTCCAAGGAGTCTCCTGAGGAGCTTTATGCTGAACACCGAGAGGCCCCTCACCTTTGGCCGGGGGATTTCACCGCCGTGGTTCTTGAGGAAACCGTACCAGAACCTCGCGT
This window of the Thermococcus siculi genome carries:
- a CDS encoding LSm family protein, with translation MAERPLDVIHRSLDKDVLVLLKRGSEFRGKLIGYDIHLNVVLADAALIQDGEEIKRYGKIVIRGDNVLAISPVELE
- a CDS encoding 50S ribosomal protein L37e; this encodes MGAGTEPKGRRNHTPTHIKCRRCGRRAFNVKKGYCAACGFGRSRRMRKYSWSHKWRKKRNLAY
- a CDS encoding MATE family efflux transporter — encoded protein: MVHLNENQRRLWALAWPAIMGNISQTLLNLVDMMMVGQLGALALAAVGLGGQVSWFMMPIMAAVATGTLALVARFVGAKDDENATLALEQSLYLAFLLGIPVMLFGWFFGDDILRIMGAKPDVVSLGYAYIKVLFAFYPVRFVGFTAFSALRGAGDTKTPMKLGILMNIINAVLDYLLIYGKLSFPKLGAVGAAWASGIGITTSMLIGLYLLWSGRLVLRFRPSWSFHLDMAERILRIGIPTMIERGIFSFYNFLYMSIVTRFGTVALAAHQVGLRVESIAYMPAFGFNVATSALVGQSLGEGNPEKAEKTVYEALKMVGAFMAVMAFILIVFPRYLVMPFINPSDPHYGDVMRLASIYLIIVGISEIPLGWLFVLGGALRGAGDTKTPMYITAVSKLLFRIVPAYLLGFGFTIGPVHFEGLGVIAAWIAMSLETFTTAALFWWAFKRGKWKYVRV
- the vapB gene encoding type II toxin-antitoxin system VapB family antitoxin; this encodes MAVISVRIPDELKAKMKELDVNWSEEIRRFIEKKIREEEKEKTLREMHELLAGGTPAEKGTAAKYVRDDRDSN
- a CDS encoding type II toxin-antitoxin system VapC family toxin, which produces MTVIVIDASLLARYVLLEPGWEDMERFLQNDLVSLEYALVEVSNALWKHHVLYNRISREEFERRCQVVDMLPSVVLFENPMRYLGNARKIAADRGVTVYDALYIAQALKYGSLATSDKKQGRVAEGLGVDVIYI
- a CDS encoding VIT1/CCC1 transporter family protein, with protein sequence MGEMLKLAREFYRDEYADSVLYAQLAKMEKDERIKEEFLRLSNIESKHARFWYGFLKNHGGEIPRPKVRGLSVFSIKLLRRLLGPGAVASILEMGENSAIGKYFRYLTTYADRFTPQEFEDIKGVILDELEHEKFFYESKKRFHVENIRDFVLGMNDGLVEILGAVTGLSAVYPDNPQLVGISGLIVGVAGALSMAIGAFISVRSQRQVNESIRERMEVLFKVSPEKVKEELVSRLVEGGVPEDVAEKTAEELAGKSDAVMRLLIPETDENELRSALYTGLAYFLGVAFPVTPYFLTSSSLTALPLSVLLAGSALAIVATLISLLSGISIRKKVVEMVATGLGAAFLSYLFGRAMEALFHVSAL